The following proteins are encoded in a genomic region of Chryseobacterium cucumeris:
- the argB gene encoding acetylglutamate kinase, with protein sequence MKEKLYIIKIGGALIDDEELLSQFLEQFSEITEKKILVHGGGKLATTLADRLGIEQKMINGRRITDKETLDIVTMVYAGGINKNIVEKLQQKKCNAIGFSGADGNLIKAKKREHPEIDFGFVGDITKKSVNRKLVSKLIKLDLVPVFSAITHDRKGNLFNTNADTIASVMAQALSEKYEVELLYCFDKEGVLEDVNDPESVIRSVNEEEFTVLKEEGKLHKGILPKLENALGAIKNNVNKVFLIKETELKNHIENHHAGTEICL encoded by the coding sequence ATGAAAGAAAAGTTATACATCATAAAAATTGGCGGAGCTTTAATTGATGATGAGGAATTATTAAGCCAATTCTTAGAACAGTTTTCTGAAATTACTGAAAAGAAAATCCTTGTTCATGGCGGTGGCAAGCTGGCAACAACGCTGGCTGATAGACTGGGCATTGAGCAGAAAATGATCAATGGCAGGAGGATTACGGATAAAGAAACTTTGGACATTGTAACGATGGTGTATGCGGGAGGAATTAATAAAAATATTGTTGAAAAGCTGCAGCAGAAAAAATGCAATGCCATAGGATTCTCGGGGGCAGACGGAAATTTAATTAAAGCTAAGAAAAGAGAACATCCTGAAATCGATTTTGGATTTGTGGGGGATATTACCAAGAAAAGTGTAAACAGAAAGCTGGTTTCAAAACTCATCAAACTGGATCTTGTTCCTGTATTTTCTGCGATTACCCACGACAGAAAAGGAAATCTTTTCAATACCAATGCAGATACCATTGCTTCTGTGATGGCGCAGGCTTTGTCTGAGAAATATGAAGTTGAACTGTTGTATTGTTTTGATAAAGAAGGTGTTTTGGAAGATGTGAATGATCCGGAATCGGTGATCAGAAGTGTCAATGAAGAAGAATTCACGGTATTAAAAGAAGAAGGAAAACTTCATAAAGGGATTTTACCCAAACTTGAAAATGCTCTTGGAGCGATAAAAAATAATGTAAATAAAGTGTTTCTGATCAAAGAAACAGAACTGAAAAACCATATAGAAAATCATCATGCAGGAACTGAAATCTGTTTATAA
- a CDS encoding N-acetylornithine carbamoyltransferase yields MKKFTSVSDVENLQEIIKKALQIKADPLTETQKGKGKTIGLVFLNSSLRTRLSSQIAAQNLGLNVLTLNAAQEAWNLEFADGAVMNGDTVEHIKDAIEVLNQYCDIIAVRCFAGMKSKEDDVNESILSQFEKHAKVPVISLESATRHPLQSLADCITITENWKKDYKPKVVLTWAPHIKPIAHAVGNSFAEWMQEMDVELVIANPEGYDLDKNFTKDVKVIHDQDEALKDADFIYVKNWSSFDDYAAMPEVRGNWMLTNEKLANTNNAKVMHCLPVRRNVELSDEVMDGDHSIIYQQAKNRIFSAQAVFSEILDELKA; encoded by the coding sequence ATGAAAAAATTTACCTCTGTAAGTGATGTAGAAAACTTACAGGAAATCATAAAAAAAGCTTTACAGATAAAAGCAGACCCCCTTACTGAAACACAAAAAGGAAAGGGAAAAACAATCGGACTTGTATTTTTAAATTCAAGTTTGAGAACCCGTCTGAGCAGTCAGATTGCAGCTCAAAATCTTGGGTTGAATGTATTGACGTTAAATGCAGCACAGGAAGCCTGGAATCTTGAATTTGCTGATGGAGCGGTAATGAACGGAGACACGGTAGAACATATCAAAGATGCTATTGAAGTGTTAAATCAATATTGTGATATCATTGCGGTACGTTGTTTTGCAGGGATGAAGAGCAAAGAAGATGATGTGAATGAAAGCATCCTGAGCCAGTTTGAAAAGCATGCAAAAGTACCTGTCATTTCTCTGGAATCAGCTACACGCCATCCTTTACAAAGTCTTGCAGATTGCATCACCATTACAGAAAACTGGAAAAAAGACTATAAACCAAAAGTAGTATTAACATGGGCGCCACACATCAAGCCTATCGCTCATGCTGTTGGAAATTCTTTCGCAGAATGGATGCAGGAAATGGATGTGGAATTGGTGATTGCTAATCCCGAAGGGTATGATTTAGATAAAAACTTTACCAAAGATGTGAAAGTAATCCATGATCAGGATGAAGCGTTGAAAGATGCAGACTTTATCTATGTGAAGAACTGGTCTTCTTTTGATGATTATGCTGCAATGCCAGAAGTGAGGGGAAACTGGATGCTCACGAATGAAAAATTAGCCAATACCAATAATGCGAAAGTAATGCACTGCCTTCCGGTTCGCCGTAATGTAGAATTGAGTGATGAGGTGATGGATGGAGACCATTCTATCATTTATCAGCAGGCAAAAAACCGGATTTTCTCTGCACAAGCCGTATTCAGTGAAATTTTAGATGAATTAAAAGCTTAA
- a CDS encoding aspartate aminotransferase family protein — translation MNLFNVYPLFNINPVKAQGSFLWDDKGEQYLDFYGGHAVISIGHNHPHYQNKLKDQLEKISFYSNSVQNELQTELAEKLGKLSGYEDYNLFLCNSGAEANENALKLASFHNGKSKVLYFSGSFHGRTSAAVSVTDNPKIVAPVNFSERFIKSEWNDIQELEETFEKFGNEISSVIIEGIQGVGGIMIPTPEFLSKIKELCEKYDTVLILDEVQSGYGRSGYFFAHQEFGVEADIITTAKGMGNGFPVGGVLIHPKFQASNGLLGTTFGGNHLACAASIAVLDVMKDENLLENAQQMGEYIENEIKDLPHIKSIRRKGLMIGIELDRDCSEVRKELLFDHYIFTGNSNDKTVLRILPALNIKKEETDLFINALKAVLGNI, via the coding sequence ATGAATTTATTCAACGTATATCCATTATTCAACATAAATCCGGTTAAAGCACAGGGATCTTTTCTGTGGGATGACAAAGGAGAGCAATATCTTGATTTTTACGGAGGTCATGCTGTGATTTCTATCGGGCACAACCATCCACACTATCAGAATAAGCTGAAAGATCAGCTTGAAAAAATTTCTTTCTATTCCAATTCTGTTCAGAATGAATTGCAGACGGAGTTAGCGGAAAAACTGGGTAAACTTTCAGGATATGAAGATTATAACCTTTTCCTGTGTAATTCCGGAGCAGAAGCCAATGAAAATGCATTGAAGCTGGCTTCATTTCATAACGGAAAAAGCAAAGTGCTTTACTTTTCAGGCTCATTTCACGGCAGAACCTCTGCAGCGGTTTCAGTGACTGATAATCCGAAAATTGTAGCTCCGGTTAATTTTTCTGAAAGATTTATCAAATCAGAATGGAATGATATACAAGAGCTTGAAGAAACCTTTGAAAAATTTGGAAATGAAATTTCATCTGTAATCATCGAAGGAATTCAGGGAGTAGGAGGAATTATGATTCCAACACCGGAATTTTTATCTAAAATCAAAGAATTATGTGAAAAATATGATACTGTTCTTATTTTGGATGAAGTGCAGTCCGGGTATGGGAGAAGTGGATATTTCTTTGCCCATCAGGAATTTGGTGTTGAGGCAGACATTATTACTACAGCAAAAGGAATGGGGAATGGTTTCCCTGTGGGCGGAGTTTTAATCCATCCTAAATTCCAGGCAAGCAACGGTTTGCTGGGAACGACATTTGGAGGAAACCACCTTGCCTGTGCCGCTTCTATTGCTGTGCTGGATGTCATGAAAGATGAAAATCTTCTTGAAAATGCGCAACAGATGGGTGAGTATATTGAAAATGAAATTAAAGATTTACCACATATTAAATCTATCCGAAGGAAAGGATTGATGATCGGAATAGAACTCGACAGAGACTGTTCAGAAGTAAGGAAAGAACTCCTTTTTGATCATTATATTTTTACAGGAAACTCTAATGATAAAACCGTGTTGAGGATTCTTCCGGCACTGAATATCAAAAAAGAGGAAACGGATCTTTTCATCAATGCTTTGAAAGCAGTGCTTGGAAATATTTAA
- the argC gene encoding N-acetyl-gamma-glutamyl-phosphate reductase — protein MKKTVGIIGANGYTGSELIRLLAFHPHVTLSFLYSRSNSGTRISDLYPDLTTVCEMVLTDKPEDVDILFLCLPHKESQNWLTQNPVKDETLVIDLGNDFRLEGNFGKRDFIYGLPEINKKQLTGAKSIANPGCFATAIQLALLPLAEKGVLNEVFTTGITGSTGAGQSLQATTHFTWRNDNVSAYKTLTHQHVDEILQQLISFNNKEVNLNFVPWRGDFARGIFTSSTMKTDLELEEIEQLYQDFYAEEPFVTVSRKAVDLKQVVNTNGCVIQIEKSGNVVVIHSAIDNLLKGASGQAVQNMNLAMNWEENAGLNLKPIAF, from the coding sequence ATGAAGAAAACAGTAGGAATTATTGGTGCCAACGGTTATACAGGAAGTGAGCTGATACGCTTACTGGCTTTTCATCCCCATGTGACATTGAGTTTTTTATATAGTCGTTCGAATTCGGGAACAAGAATTTCGGATCTGTACCCGGATTTAACGACGGTTTGTGAAATGGTTTTGACGGATAAGCCTGAAGACGTAGATATTCTTTTTCTGTGTCTTCCACATAAAGAAAGTCAAAACTGGTTAACGCAGAACCCTGTCAAAGATGAAACGCTGGTGATTGATCTTGGAAACGATTTTCGTTTAGAAGGAAATTTCGGAAAAAGAGATTTTATCTACGGATTGCCTGAAATTAATAAAAAACAACTAACGGGTGCTAAGAGTATTGCCAACCCGGGATGTTTTGCTACGGCTATTCAGTTGGCCTTGCTGCCATTGGCGGAAAAAGGAGTGTTGAATGAAGTCTTTACCACAGGGATTACGGGTTCTACAGGAGCCGGGCAGTCTCTGCAGGCAACGACTCATTTTACCTGGAGAAATGATAATGTCTCAGCCTATAAAACCTTAACACATCAACATGTGGATGAGATTTTACAGCAGCTGATTTCATTCAATAATAAAGAAGTAAACCTGAACTTTGTTCCTTGGAGAGGAGATTTTGCAAGAGGGATTTTTACAAGTTCCACCATGAAGACGGATCTGGAGCTGGAGGAAATAGAACAGTTGTATCAGGATTTTTATGCAGAGGAGCCTTTTGTTACAGTAAGCAGGAAGGCAGTGGATTTAAAGCAGGTTGTCAATACCAATGGCTGTGTGATTCAAATCGAAAAGAGTGGAAATGTGGTCGTTATTCACTCAGCGATTGACAATTTGTTAAAAGGTGCTTCGGGGCAGGCCGTACAGAATATGAATCTGGCTATGAACTGGGAGGAAAATGCAGGATTAAACCTGAAACCGATAGCATTTTAA
- the argG gene encoding argininosuccinate synthase: MKKKVILAFSGGLDTSYCAKYLSETLGYDVYAVTVNTGGFSKEEEKELERKALNLGVKEYRCVDAQEDYYNSCVKYLIFGNVLKNNTYPLSVSAERTIQAQEIAKYAIEVQADAIAHGSTGAGNDQVRFDLIFQVMCPNIEIITPIRDMALSREEEIEFLKEHGYEMEFQKAQYSVNKGLWGTSVGGKETLTSRNYLPEEAFPSQIKETQPSELEIEFKNGEVIAVNGENFEHSVYAIQKIEELASAYGIGRDIHVGDTIVGIKGRVGFEAAAASVIIKAHHLLEKHTLSKYQQMMKSQLSDWYGNWLHEALFLDPVMRNIESFLVDSQKTVTGKVFVTLHPYRFILNGIESDHDLMSDKFGSYGEANRAWTGEDVKGYTKIVSNSLNIYHQINQNIN; the protein is encoded by the coding sequence ATGAAAAAGAAAGTCATCTTAGCGTTTAGCGGAGGTTTAGATACTTCCTACTGTGCTAAATATCTTAGTGAAACACTAGGGTATGATGTGTATGCTGTTACTGTAAACACCGGAGGTTTTTCAAAAGAAGAAGAAAAAGAGTTGGAAAGAAAAGCCTTAAACCTTGGAGTAAAAGAGTACAGGTGTGTAGACGCTCAGGAAGATTACTATAATTCATGTGTGAAATATTTGATTTTCGGGAATGTATTGAAAAATAATACATATCCTCTATCGGTAAGTGCTGAACGTACTATTCAGGCGCAAGAGATTGCAAAATATGCCATTGAAGTACAGGCAGATGCCATTGCTCACGGAAGTACAGGAGCAGGGAACGATCAGGTTCGTTTTGACTTGATTTTCCAGGTGATGTGTCCAAATATTGAAATTATTACTCCAATTCGTGATATGGCTTTGTCCCGTGAGGAAGAAATTGAGTTTTTGAAAGAACACGGTTATGAAATGGAATTCCAGAAGGCGCAGTATTCTGTCAATAAAGGCCTTTGGGGAACTTCAGTAGGTGGTAAAGAAACACTGACATCCAGAAATTACCTGCCGGAAGAAGCTTTTCCATCCCAGATTAAAGAAACTCAGCCTTCAGAACTTGAAATTGAGTTTAAAAACGGAGAGGTTATAGCTGTCAATGGAGAAAACTTTGAGCACTCTGTATATGCCATTCAAAAAATAGAAGAATTAGCTTCAGCATATGGGATTGGCCGTGATATCCATGTAGGTGATACTATTGTTGGAATTAAAGGACGTGTGGGGTTTGAAGCAGCTGCAGCATCGGTGATTATCAAAGCGCATCATTTATTAGAAAAACATACGCTTTCAAAATATCAGCAAATGATGAAGTCGCAGTTATCCGACTGGTATGGAAACTGGCTTCATGAAGCACTTTTCTTAGATCCTGTCATGAGAAATATTGAGTCTTTCCTGGTAGATTCTCAGAAAACAGTAACCGGGAAAGTATTTGTAACCCTTCATCCTTACAGATTTATTTTGAATGGAATTGAATCTGATCATGATCTGATGTCCGACAAATTCGGAAGCTATGGAGAAGCGAACAGAGCATGGACGGGAGAAGATGTAAAAGGATATACGAAGATTGTAAGCAATTCTTTAAATATTTACCACCAGATTAACCAAAATATCAACTAG
- a CDS encoding GNAT family N-acetyltransferase, with protein sequence MEIEISSCEHLMYVSEIQQEMYDSAQRRGTGIAKRSIEYLSKKISEGNAVVATENGEWVGFCYIETWSHGKFVANSGLIVSPKFRNGGVATQIKQKVFQLSRDKYPDAKVFGLTTGLAVMKINSDLGYKPVIYSELTQDEEFWNGCKNCVNYEILMMKERKNCLCTAMLFVPENDKKKEEVVNNLPENKYDVMIQKKIDEFHATINNNKKSPDEKESHLSV encoded by the coding sequence ATGGAAATAGAAATTTCCTCATGCGAACATCTAATGTATGTGAGTGAAATACAGCAGGAAATGTATGATTCTGCACAGCGTAGAGGAACGGGTATCGCAAAACGTTCCATAGAATATTTGAGTAAGAAGATTTCAGAAGGCAATGCTGTGGTAGCCACTGAAAACGGTGAGTGGGTAGGTTTCTGTTATATAGAGACCTGGTCGCACGGGAAGTTTGTGGCCAATTCGGGCCTGATTGTATCACCGAAATTCAGGAACGGGGGAGTAGCGACTCAGATCAAGCAGAAAGTTTTCCAGTTATCTAGAGATAAATATCCGGATGCAAAAGTATTTGGATTAACAACAGGTTTGGCAGTAATGAAAATAAATAGTGATTTGGGATATAAACCCGTGATCTATTCTGAACTGACTCAGGATGAAGAATTCTGGAACGGCTGCAAAAACTGCGTGAACTATGAGATTTTAATGATGAAGGAGCGCAAAAACTGTCTGTGTACAGCTATGTTATTTGTTCCTGAAAATGATAAAAAAAAAGAGGAGGTAGTGAATAATCTGCCTGAAAATAAATATGATGTAATGATTCAAAAAAAAATTGATGAATTCCACGCGACCATTAATAATAATAAAAAGAGTCCAGATGAAAAAGAAAGTCATCTTAGCGTTTAG
- a CDS encoding helix-turn-helix domain-containing protein, with amino-acid sequence MENTCPKCKSIKVVKSGIINNKQRFHCKDCNYYFTVKKLGKQIDDYYVTKALQLYLEGLSYREIERIIGVSHVTISSWIKKYNITRPPHSEFHPVYKILKQSELIEYIAQEENIKNSGIIITQFADKYMLIKWERFKK; translated from the coding sequence ATGGAAAATACCTGTCCTAAATGCAAGAGTATCAAAGTAGTAAAAAGCGGCATTATCAACAATAAACAGCGCTTCCACTGCAAAGACTGCAATTATTATTTTACCGTTAAAAAACTGGGAAAGCAAATTGACGATTACTACGTAACCAAAGCTCTTCAGCTTTATCTGGAAGGCTTAAGTTACCGTGAAATTGAAAGAATTATCGGGGTTTCCCATGTTACCATAAGCTCATGGATTAAAAAATACAATATCACCAGACCGCCCCATTCTGAATTCCATCCTGTTTATAAGATACTAAAGCAAAGCGAACTGATTGAATATATCGCCCAGGAAGAGAATATTAAAAACTCCGGAATTATCATCACCCAATTTGCCGATAAGTATATGCTGATTAAGTGGGAACGGTTTAAGAAGTAG
- a CDS encoding porin: MKKLLTFIGLALISSSLYSQGSPDYGSGLKLNLNQNGDKFVRFILWDQFWVRNTSMNPGTMVGGEPTDNSWSLGNRRLRALTYAQISKRYMILLHFGINNQTFINGGASGTSGTGGYGNGKKTQLFFHDAWNEYAVILPGEAGKFSLTLGAGLHYYMGLSRMTMASTLNFLTLDSPVFSWPLIDNSDQFARQLGMFAKGKYGKLEYRFSLNKPFATDLVPVNVTDPSKAVAVDNNGNPSFSKAGYVEYQFLDEESNTLPFKVGSYLGTKKVFNVGAGFYHQADGTRTSVNSNIEKHDITLFAVDAFADIPLGEAKNKMAVSAYAGYYNYNFGPNYVRNLGTMNIGASDPNFIGNKAIAGPGNLQPTIGTGNIIYAQAGLLLPSQAEKPKIRIQPFAAYTHKSFEAFDKSSSQFDVGANWFIDGHHAKITTQYSTRPVYTNPTESPSSKGEFIVQFQIYL, translated from the coding sequence ATGAAGAAATTACTTACATTCATTGGATTAGCTTTAATCAGTAGTTCCTTATACTCACAAGGTTCTCCTGATTATGGCAGTGGCTTAAAACTTAACCTCAACCAAAACGGGGATAAATTCGTCAGATTTATTTTATGGGACCAGTTTTGGGTAAGAAATACATCTATGAACCCCGGAACCATGGTAGGCGGTGAACCCACTGACAACTCATGGAGTCTGGGAAACAGAAGGTTACGTGCATTAACATACGCACAGATCTCTAAGAGATATATGATCCTGCTCCATTTCGGAATTAATAATCAGACTTTCATCAATGGCGGCGCTTCAGGCACCTCAGGAACAGGAGGTTATGGAAACGGAAAGAAAACCCAGCTGTTCTTTCATGATGCCTGGAACGAATATGCAGTTATTTTACCTGGAGAAGCGGGAAAATTCAGTTTAACTTTAGGGGCCGGACTACACTACTATATGGGGCTTTCCCGTATGACCATGGCTTCCACGCTTAACTTCCTTACATTAGATTCTCCTGTTTTTTCATGGCCTTTGATTGATAATTCAGATCAGTTTGCAAGACAGCTTGGAATGTTTGCCAAAGGAAAGTACGGAAAACTGGAATATCGTTTCAGTTTAAATAAACCTTTCGCCACAGATCTTGTTCCTGTGAATGTAACAGATCCTTCAAAAGCAGTAGCCGTAGACAATAATGGAAATCCAAGTTTTTCAAAAGCAGGGTATGTTGAATATCAGTTCCTTGATGAAGAATCCAACACACTTCCTTTTAAAGTTGGATCTTACCTGGGAACAAAAAAAGTCTTCAATGTAGGTGCCGGTTTTTATCATCAGGCTGACGGAACAAGAACTTCTGTCAATTCAAACATTGAAAAACATGATATTACCCTTTTTGCTGTAGATGCGTTTGCAGATATTCCTTTGGGTGAGGCAAAAAATAAAATGGCCGTTTCTGCCTATGCCGGATATTATAATTACAATTTCGGACCGAACTATGTAAGAAATCTGGGAACCATGAATATTGGCGCCTCTGATCCTAATTTTATAGGGAATAAAGCCATTGCAGGACCAGGAAATCTACAGCCAACCATTGGAACAGGTAATATTATCTACGCTCAGGCAGGTTTACTATTACCGAGTCAGGCAGAAAAGCCAAAAATCAGAATACAGCCTTTTGCTGCTTATACTCATAAAAGTTTTGAGGCTTTTGATAAATCTTCATCTCAGTTTGATGTCGGAGCCAATTGGTTTATAGACGGACATCACGCAAAAATAACGACACAGTATTCCACAAGACCTGTTTATACAAATCCTACGGAAAGTCCTTCTTCTAAAGGAGAATTTATTGTACAGTTTCAAATCTACCTTTAA
- a CDS encoding MFS transporter: MSENHHESYENMTDRQKNRTIWSVITASSLGTLIEWYDFYIFGSLAVVLATKFFPADNPTAAFLSTLATFAAGFVVRPFGALFFGRLGDLIGRKYTFLVTLLIMGFSTFLIGCIPSYETIGFLAPVLVLILRLLQGLALGGEYGGAATYVAEYAQPHRRGYWTSWIQTTATAGLFISLIVILITKTTLSAEEFDTWGWRVPFWISILMVAVSYIIRKNMKESPLFAKAKSEGKTSKNPLKESFGNKYNFKFVLLALFGAAMGQGVIWYTGQFYAMSFLQKVMNVESAQVDSLMATALFLGTPFFVFFGWLSDKIGRKAVMMTGMLIAILAYRPIYDSMFKSVNLENKTIAANGITEKRTAKIHNDIATDSLVTFHKETLYTDGTLIKKDSVVHWSPSGVAMKDGKPEEAKVSQSLKLSDNTKWYLVFLVFIQVIFVTMVYGPIAAFLVEMFPVRIRYTSMSLPYHIGNGVFGGLLPAVATYLVTTGKEAGHTTWYLEGLWYPIGVAAVCLIIGLFYLKNKNNNLHD; this comes from the coding sequence ATGAGCGAAAATCATCACGAAAGCTACGAAAATATGACCGACAGGCAGAAAAACCGCACCATCTGGAGTGTGATCACTGCCTCATCTCTCGGAACATTGATAGAATGGTATGACTTCTATATCTTTGGAAGTCTGGCCGTTGTTTTAGCCACCAAATTTTTCCCTGCGGATAATCCTACTGCCGCATTTTTATCTACCCTGGCCACTTTTGCTGCCGGATTTGTAGTAAGACCTTTCGGGGCATTATTTTTCGGGAGACTGGGAGATCTTATCGGAAGAAAATATACTTTCCTGGTTACGTTACTGATTATGGGATTTTCAACTTTCCTGATCGGATGTATTCCAAGTTATGAAACCATTGGATTTCTGGCGCCGGTTTTGGTTTTAATTTTAAGATTACTTCAGGGGCTTGCTTTAGGAGGTGAATACGGAGGTGCTGCCACGTATGTCGCAGAATACGCACAACCTCATCGCCGCGGATACTGGACCTCCTGGATCCAGACTACAGCAACAGCCGGACTTTTCATTTCATTAATTGTTATTCTGATCACCAAGACCACTCTTTCTGCAGAAGAATTTGATACGTGGGGATGGAGAGTTCCATTCTGGATCTCCATTTTGATGGTGGCCGTATCTTACATTATCAGAAAGAACATGAAAGAATCTCCTCTTTTTGCGAAAGCCAAAAGTGAGGGAAAAACATCCAAAAACCCTTTAAAGGAAAGTTTCGGAAACAAATACAATTTCAAATTTGTACTATTGGCTTTATTCGGGGCTGCGATGGGACAAGGTGTGATCTGGTATACAGGACAATTCTATGCCATGAGTTTCCTTCAAAAGGTCATGAATGTAGAATCAGCGCAGGTAGATTCATTGATGGCTACGGCTTTATTTTTAGGAACACCCTTCTTTGTATTCTTTGGATGGCTTTCTGACAAAATCGGCAGAAAAGCAGTGATGATGACCGGAATGCTGATCGCTATTTTAGCGTACAGACCTATTTACGACAGCATGTTTAAAAGTGTAAACCTCGAAAACAAAACAATTGCAGCAAATGGAATTACAGAAAAAAGAACGGCGAAAATCCACAATGATATTGCGACAGACAGCCTGGTGACTTTTCACAAAGAAACACTTTATACAGACGGAACTTTAATTAAAAAAGACAGCGTAGTTCATTGGTCTCCATCAGGAGTTGCTATGAAAGACGGAAAACCGGAGGAAGCCAAAGTTTCTCAAAGTTTAAAATTAAGTGACAACACCAAATGGTACCTGGTATTCCTTGTTTTCATCCAGGTGATCTTTGTAACCATGGTTTACGGACCTATCGCGGCTTTCCTTGTTGAAATGTTCCCTGTGAGAATCCGTTACACCTCAATGTCATTACCTTATCATATTGGAAACGGGGTATTCGGAGGACTTCTTCCGGCGGTAGCCACTTATCTGGTAACTACAGGAAAAGAAGCAGGACATACAACATGGTATCTGGAAGGACTCTGGTACCCGATTGGAGTCGCTGCCGTATGTTTGATCATCGGATTATTTTATCTTAAAAATAAGAACAATAATCTTCACGATTAG
- a CDS encoding DUF6814 family protein, with translation MNGLKKILGILWIAIAVIVGYFGITVLGIPKITSGKQEDLVFGIIILFVLMPIISGGMAVFGYYALKGEYSDDKI, from the coding sequence ATGAACGGACTAAAAAAAATATTAGGCATTCTCTGGATCGCAATAGCAGTAATTGTGGGTTACTTCGGAATTACCGTACTGGGAATCCCGAAAATAACTTCCGGAAAACAGGAAGATCTGGTTTTTGGCATCATCATTCTTTTTGTACTGATGCCGATTATCTCAGGCGGAATGGCAGTTTTCGGTTATTACGCCTTAAAAGGAGAATATTCTGACGATAAAATTTAA
- a CDS encoding GNAT family N-acetyltransferase, whose product MDITIKAIPRPSQDKNVINLICRLNTSLITISGESGSKSANLDDFSQEKALFLIAVSDEKPIACGGFRPLSPEICEIKRMFSLEKNIGLGGKILSALEKAAKQFDYKYIYLETRKKNDNAVKFYLKNEYNVIENYGIYIGREEAICFSKEIK is encoded by the coding sequence ATGGATATCACGATTAAAGCAATTCCCCGTCCTTCTCAGGATAAGAACGTTATTAACCTCATCTGCAGATTAAATACTTCTCTTATTACAATCTCTGGTGAGAGTGGAAGCAAAAGTGCAAACCTTGATGACTTTTCTCAGGAGAAAGCTTTGTTCCTCATTGCTGTAAGTGATGAAAAACCCATAGCCTGTGGAGGTTTTCGCCCCCTTTCACCAGAAATATGTGAAATTAAACGCATGTTCTCCCTGGAAAAAAACATAGGCCTGGGCGGAAAGATTCTCTCGGCGTTAGAAAAAGCCGCAAAACAATTCGACTATAAATACATCTATCTGGAAACCCGTAAAAAAAATGACAATGCCGTAAAGTTTTATCTGAAAAACGAATATAATGTCATTGAAAATTATGGAATTTACATCGGACGTGAAGAAGCGATATGCTTCAGTAAGGAAATAAAATAA